The window TTAACAGCTTCTTTGTAAAATGCTTTTATTTGATCTGAAGGTTTATGCGAAGGAACAATTCCCCAGACACCAGGAGCTATTACTTCTGCTTTCTCTTGTGGAATTACTAACATATTTGGATGTGCAAAACCATTTAAATGGTAATTTGGTGTATCAAAAACAGGACGTAAGTTATCGTTACTAATTTTAACTTTAAAATGCTTTTCAAGTTTTTTTGTTTTTTGAGTGGTACTAGTATGAAAACACATTATCTATAATTTTAAGGAAAGTTATAAAATAAATTTAACTTCCTCTCGGATCTAGTTTTAACGCTAATTTTCTGGACCAAACAATATCCAAACTGCAAAAATCGAAAGACACGGTTACTTTTCCGAAACAAGCATACACACCTAAACCATGAATGGGATATTTCTCTACCACTTTCGTAAAATGTACCGTATCAAAATAATTCCCTTCTTGATCTGTAAAGGTGCAAAAACGCAATATTTTTCCGTTAGAAGCTTTATGAAATCTAGTATTTACCAAAACGCCATAAAGTAAAACCGTTTTATTAATATGTGTATTCAAATCTTTAACCAAAATACTATCGTTTAGCGGCTCGTCAATTAAATCGAAATAATCACACAACGGAAACCCTAACAATTCCATTTGGTCATACGCTTCTTCTACAAAAGAAGTAGTAATGGTTGGCAAATCAAACTGCTTATGTTCTGTTTTAAATAGTTTGGCTTGCGCTGTTTTTGCTTTAGAAACACGCAGTTTAAAAATAGCTTGCCACAACAATGCAATCTTAGATCGTTTTGTAAACCGAAAAGCATCAATCCGAATCAGAATCGTTAACTGCTCTATGCTAATGGTGACTCTATCGATAAAATCGTCTAACGATTTAAACCTTCCATAAAGCTGTCTTTCGCTTAATATTCGTTTAACAACTAGAACTTCTAAACTTTTTAAATACCCAAAACCCAAATAAATACGTTTCCCTTTTATAATTGTTGGATGATCGCTGGTATTTACGCAAGGCGGATTAATAATTCCGCCACACATTTTAGTTTCATGAATATAATGTTCTGCACTATAAAATCCGCCGCCATTATTTAAAACAGCTACCATAAATTCTAAAGGAAAATAACATTTTAAATACAAGCTCTGATAGCTTTCTACCGCATAGGAAGCCGAATGCCCTTTTGCAAATGCATAGCCTGCAAAGCTTTTAATTTGGTTCCAGACTTCCAACGTTAATTCGTCTTTATAACCTCTAGCTTTACAATTAGCAATGAATTTTTCTTCTACAGCTACAAATTCCGATTTCGAACGATATTTCCCGCTCATTCCTCTTCTTAGCACATCTGCTTCGCCTAACGTTAATCCTGCAAACTGATTCGCCACTTTTAGAACATCTTCTTGATACACCATAATTCCGTAGGTATCTGGCATAATCTGAAGCAATATCGGATTGGCTTCTTTGCGTTTTTCAGGATGCCGTTGCCGCACTATAAATTCCTGTTTCATTCCAGATCCGGAAACACCTGGTCTAATAATAGAACTTGCTGCAACCAATCCTAAATAATCTTGTGTTTGTAGCTTTTGCATCAATCCGCGCATGGCTGGTGATTCTACATAATAGGCACCAATCGCTTTTCCGCTTTTAAGCAAATGATTAATCTTCGGATCTTTTTTAAACTTCTCGACTTGGGTAATATCAATTGGCGGTAATTCTGGTCGGTTGTATCTTATAATTTCTATAGCTTCTTTAATTTTTGCTAATCCGCGTTGTCCTAAAATATCAAACTTAAAAACACCAACATCTTCAGCAATCATCATATCAAATTGTACCGTTGGAAAGCCTTTTGGTGGCATGTCTGTTGCCGAATAATAATAAATTGGTTTATCTAGAATTAGAATACCACAAGAATGCACGCTTATATAATTTGGAAAGCCTTTAATTAAATCGCCATATTTTAAAACTAAAGCGGAAATCTCATCTAGAGCATCTTTAGAGAATCGTCCGCTACTCAATTTATCGATTTCCTCTTTTGGCAAGCCGAATACTTTTCCCAATTCCCGAACAACCGCTTTATATTTAAAGGTATTATAGACTGCTAACAGCGCCACGTTTTTAAAGCGTTTAAAAATATAGTTGGTAATATCTTCGCGATCTTTCCAAGAAAAATCAATATCAAAATCTGGTGGTGATGCGCGAAACGGATTGATAAAACGCTCAAAATACAAATCCAATTCAATAGGATCTACATCAGTAATTCCTATAATATAAGCGACAATACTATTGGCACCACTTCCTCTGCCAACGTGGATATA is drawn from Lacinutrix sp. WUR7 and contains these coding sequences:
- a CDS encoding DNA polymerase III subunit alpha, whose translation is MYINCHSYYSLRFGTFSEVDLLALAKENGIQTLALTDINNTSACLNFVQKAKQYAIKPIVGIDFRNGAAQQFVGLAKNNAGFQELNAFLSQHSHSKTKIPNVAPSFENAFVIYPFEQVLQQEKTVFYANEFIGVSAEELRKLPFSVYKDFKEKLVVHQQVTIRSQRDFNAHRLLRAIDNNTLLSKLQKTEECRETDVMLSLENLKKAFADFPFIIENTAQLLDACTINFYFGKDRAPQNQSVYLETKEADYKMLETLCATKLHSRYSNPNEKVMQRVATELKTIKDLDFVSYFLINYDIITYSKSMDYIHVGRGSGANSIVAYIIGITDVDPIELDLYFERFINPFRASPPDFDIDFSWKDREDITNYIFKRFKNVALLAVYNTFKYKAVVRELGKVFGLPKEEIDKLSSGRFSKDALDEISALVLKYGDLIKGFPNYISVHSCGILILDKPIYYYSATDMPPKGFPTVQFDMMIAEDVGVFKFDILGQRGLAKIKEAIEIIRYNRPELPPIDITQVEKFKKDPKINHLLKSGKAIGAYYVESPAMRGLMQKLQTQDYLGLVAASSIIRPGVSGSGMKQEFIVRQRHPEKRKEANPILLQIMPDTYGIMVYQEDVLKVANQFAGLTLGEADVLRRGMSGKYRSKSEFVAVEEKFIANCKARGYKDELTLEVWNQIKSFAGYAFAKGHSASYAVESYQSLYLKCYFPLEFMVAVLNNGGGFYSAEHYIHETKMCGGIINPPCVNTSDHPTIIKGKRIYLGFGYLKSLEVLVVKRILSERQLYGRFKSLDDFIDRVTISIEQLTILIRIDAFRFTKRSKIALLWQAIFKLRVSKAKTAQAKLFKTEHKQFDLPTITTSFVEEAYDQMELLGFPLCDYFDLIDEPLNDSILVKDLNTHINKTVLLYGVLVNTRFHKASNGKILRFCTFTDQEGNYFDTVHFTKVVEKYPIHGLGVYACFGKVTVSFDFCSLDIVWSRKLALKLDPRGS